A genomic window from Lotus japonicus ecotype B-129 chromosome 1, LjGifu_v1.2 includes:
- the LOC130727743 gene encoding gamma carbonic anhydrase 1, mitochondrial-like, which yields MGTLGRAIYSVGFWIRETGQAIDRLGSRLQGGYFIQEQLSRHRTLMNIFDKAPTVDKDVFVAPSASVIGDVQVGKGSSIWYGTVLRGDVNSIRVGSGTNIQDNSLVHVAKSNLGGKVLPTIIGNNVTVGHSAVLHGCTVEDEAFVGMGAILLDGVVVEKNAMVAAGALVRQNTKVPSGEVWAGNPAKFLRKLTDEEIAFISQSATNYTNLAQVHAAENSKSFDEIEFEKVLRKKFARRDEDYDSMIGVVREIPPELILPDNVLPDKADKAIQK from the exons ATGGGAACCCTCGGAAGAGCGATATACAGTGTTGGATTCTGGATTCGAGAGACCGGTCAAGCCATTGATCGCCTCGGTTCTCGCCTCCAGGGTGGCTACTTCATCCAAGAGCAGC TGTCGAGGCATCGGACTCTGATGAACATATTTGATAAGGCTCCTACTGTTGATAAGGATGTATTTGTTGCACCAAGTGCCTCTGTCATTGGAGATGTTCAAGTTGGAAAAGGGTCATCGATTTGGTATGGAACTGTCTTGCGAG GTGATGTAAACAGTATTAGAGTTGGAAGTGGAACGAACATACAAGATAACTCCCTGGTTCATGTTGCAAAATCAAATTTAGGTGGGAAGGTGTTGCCCACTATTATTGGGAATAATGTTACTGTAG GTCATAGTGCTGTTTTACATGGTTGCACTGTTGAAGATGAGGCTTTTGTTGGTATGGGCGCAATTCTACTTGATGGTGTCGTTGTTGAGAAAAATGCCATGGTTGCTGCTGGAGCCCTTGTGAGACAGAATACAAAGGTTCCATCTGGCGAG GTATGGGCAGGCAATCCAGCAAAGTTCCTGAGAAAGCTCACTGATGAAGAGATAGCTTTTATCTCCCAGTCAGCCACCAATTATACCAACCTTGCACAAGTCCATGCAGCTGAAAATTCAAAATCGTTCGATGAAATTGAGTTTGAGAAGGTTCTGCGTAAGAAGTTTGCACGTAGAGATGAGGACTATGACTCTATGATTGGGGTTGTTCGTGAGATCCCACCAGAACTTATTCTTCCCGATAATGTCTTGCCTGATAAAGCAGACAAAGCCATCCAAAAATGA
- the LOC130732216 gene encoding uncharacterized protein LOC130732216: MTEKTLVPIFVLWAFLTIITPTLILLSENSKADLDFNGNRTEAMKVRRMIGHDTENHFIRTPPEVAAAAAKLVVAEEELASEPAPAPAPAPAPAVSLPLPSHSHHNHTKSNSTDDELILLSTNVHVQVKQAIIR; the protein is encoded by the exons ATGACTGAAAAAACTCTAGTTCCAATTTTTGTCTTGTGGGCGTTCCTTACAATAATCACACCCACACTTATTCTCTTATCAGAGAATTCAAAAGCCGACTTAGATTTTAATG GAAATAGAACTGAGGCAATGAAGGTTAGAAGAATGATCGGCCACGACACCGAGAATCATTTCATAAGAACACCaccagaagtagcagcagcgGCAGCAAAGTTGGTGGTTGCTGAAGAGGAACTAGCATCAGAACCAGCACCAGCACCAGCACCAGCACCAGCACCTGCAGTATCATTACCATTGCCATCACATTCACATCATAATCATACTAAAAGCAATAGCACCGATGATGAGCTTATTCTGTTATCAACCAATGTGCATGTCCAAGTCAAGCAAGCAATAATCAGATAG